A single window of Helicobacter pylori NCTC 11637 = CCUG 17874 = ATCC 43504 = JCM 12093 DNA harbors:
- a CDS encoding F0F1 ATP synthase subunit delta: MQDLKVISKHYTKALKNHTKGDLALLEEIVVGLKNVTEAIKLHRLNQVLAHVSLKVKKEIVFEILEKITSIKACSVLKPVMEVVLKNNRLDVLELITEELSFDSKKTLEATLLVPQKLEDNELEEVRQKLQARFNAPVEITQDTWSKKGISLSVSSLDLEIGFSKEDILKKIEKQVIQSI, from the coding sequence ATGCAAGATTTAAAAGTAATCTCTAAGCATTATACTAAGGCGTTGAAAAACCACACTAAAGGCGATTTAGCGTTATTAGAAGAAATTGTCGTGGGGCTTAAAAATGTAACAGAAGCCATAAAATTGCACAGACTCAACCAGGTGTTAGCTCATGTTTCTTTAAAAGTTAAAAAAGAGATTGTATTTGAAATCTTAGAAAAAATAACTTCTATAAAAGCATGTTCAGTTTTAAAGCCTGTAATGGAAGTGGTGTTAAAAAATAACAGGCTTGATGTGTTGGAATTGATCACTGAAGAGCTGTCTTTTGATTCTAAAAAGACTTTAGAAGCCACACTTTTAGTCCCACAAAAGCTTGAAGATAATGAACTAGAAGAAGTGCGACAAAAATTGCAAGCGCGTTTTAACGCTCCTGTAGAAATCACTCAAGACACTTGGTCTAAAAAAGGGATTTCTTTGAGCGTTTCAAGCCTGGATTTAGAAATAGGCTTTTCTAAAGAAGATATTTTAAAGAAAATAGAAAAACAGGTTATTCAATCTATTTAA